One genomic window of Glycine max cultivar Williams 82 chromosome 16, Glycine_max_v4.0, whole genome shotgun sequence includes the following:
- the LOC102666174 gene encoding cytokinin riboside 5'-monophosphate phosphoribohydrolase LOG3: MDTQSEMRHSKFKRICGFYGSSPDKKSTYQDAAIELGNELVSRNIDLVYGGGSIGLMGLVSQDVHDGGHHVIGVIPKTLMPREFH, from the exons ATGGATACACAAAGTGAAATGAGGCATTCAAAGTTCAAGAGGATTTGTGGGTTCTATGGGAGTAGCCCCGACAAGAAGAGTACCTACCAAGATGCTGCCATTGAACTTGGGAACGAATTG GTCTCAAGGAACATCGATTTGGTGTATGGAGGGGGGAGCATTGGTCTAATGGGTTTAGTTTCACAAGATGTTCATGATGGAGGTCACCATGTCATTGG AGTTATTCCCAAGACCCTCATGCCTCGAGAG TTCCATTAA
- the LOC100816367 gene encoding autophagy-related protein 18b, giving the protein MLFSSNHLAIVGASHQPSLSSRRICLFNTTTGATLRELNFLTSILIVRMNRQRLIVILQDKAYIYEINSLIILDIIETVPNIKGLCAFFPYLDACYLALPASTTKGSALLYNIMECHLHCEWLPDILAASSSSGHIHLFTLGFASHPRSKRSSGFLGSIIPDDVYDMLDLAYHHVLHNLVPTGVKR; this is encoded by the exons ATGTTGTTTAGCTCCAACCATCTTGCTATCGTTGGAGCTAGTCATCAG CCATCTTTGTCCTCTCGCCGTATTTGTTTATTCAATACAACCACTGGAGCTACTCTTAGAGAATTGAATTTTCTAACTTCCATACTTATTGTTCGTATGAATAGACAAAG ACTCATTGTCATTTTACAAGACaaagcatatatatatgaaataaatagtCTCATAATCTTGGATATTATTGAAACAGTGCCAAATATTAAAG GACTTTGTGCTTTTTTCCCTTATTTGGATGCATGTTACTTGGCTCTTCCTGCCAGTACTACCAAAGGATCTGCATTGCTATATAATATCATGGAATGCCATTTACACTGTGAG TGGCTTCCAGATATTCTTGCAGCTTCAAGTTCTTCTGGTCATATCCATCTTTTCACTCTTGGATTTGCTTCACATCCAAG GAGCAAGAGATCAAGTGGTTTTCTTGGATCAATAATTCCTGATGATGTGTATGATATGCTGGATCTTGCTTATCATCACGTACTACATAATCTTGTCCCTACAGGGGTCAAAAGGTGA